The following coding sequences lie in one Thermomicrobium sp. 4228-Ro genomic window:
- a CDS encoding class I SAM-dependent methyltransferase: MFQPAPRSQPSTVTIPGWDRERFGPLRERRIVLPRTGQGFRLLQPVDFDRLLEFAANDPEEHLPYWAELWPSGIALADAILLDPGTVRGTTVVELGCGLGLTAAAALRAGAQLVATDYSEAALLLTRWNCRRNVGREPAVMQLNWRRPSPDFFAALGSTGVPVVLAADVLYERRDLEPLLVLIERILAPGGLLWLAEPGRQTAADFVEQLRTAGWHDEQDTWTGPWPDASDSPVVVTVHRLRRPSHVSVRW, translated from the coding sequence ATGTTCCAGCCAGCGCCCCGATCCCAACCCAGTACCGTCACCATCCCGGGTTGGGATCGGGAACGTTTCGGCCCCTTGCGCGAGCGCAGGATCGTCCTTCCACGGACAGGCCAGGGTTTCCGTCTCCTCCAACCAGTCGACTTCGACCGGCTGCTCGAGTTCGCTGCGAACGATCCGGAGGAGCATCTTCCGTACTGGGCGGAACTGTGGCCGAGCGGCATCGCCCTGGCTGACGCGATCCTCCTCGACCCTGGAACAGTGCGCGGCACCACCGTCGTCGAACTCGGTTGCGGACTTGGTCTGACGGCCGCAGCTGCGCTACGAGCAGGCGCACAGCTCGTCGCCACCGATTACAGCGAAGCGGCTCTGCTGCTCACGCGCTGGAATTGCCGGCGCAACGTCGGCCGGGAACCGGCAGTCATGCAGCTCAACTGGCGACGGCCCAGTCCAGACTTTTTCGCGGCACTCGGTAGCACTGGTGTGCCGGTCGTGCTCGCGGCCGATGTGCTCTACGAGCGGCGCGATCTCGAGCCGTTGCTCGTCTTGATCGAACGCATTCTCGCTCCAGGGGGGCTCCTGTGGCTCGCCGAGCCGGGCCGGCAGACGGCGGCCGACTTCGTCGAACAGCTTCGTACTGCCGGCTGGCACGACGAACAGGACACCTGGACGGGACCGTGGCCCGATGCCAGTGACAGCCCGGTCGTCGTAACGGTCCACCGTCTGCGCCGCCCGAGCCACGTATCGGTTCGCTGGTGA
- a CDS encoding MFS transporter produces MEQASRSPVGTWAALIGVTAIMATAAGGRFLVGLVFPDIQHDLRLSHAELGSVVSLSVLIVGFAQPIIGWLVDTLSARIVAAAGLICLGVGLFLGSRASSLLVLILGLGLLTGIGLASLSPTLLTPVVAAWFERSRTTALSLAATANPAGQALVVPLLATLVAALGWRDAFATLGGALVLLAPAAFLLLRSRASARRSASETSGCTIREALRSRAWWQLGFGFFVCGFTMGWVMTYFVDYATRLGASHTVAATGLSLTGWASIAGAFATGWWLDRSGNSLPLSTVYALRGLGFLGLLLFGAHPVGLLAAALVIGFSWSATTPLTSSLCATLYGRRRLGTIFGIIFAIMPIGTAAGSALGGALFDWTGSYAWSLALSAFAGLAAAAVVFPVRVAPRPCAVGEIPGGPGYSPAR; encoded by the coding sequence GTGGAGCAGGCAAGTCGTTCGCCAGTGGGAACATGGGCGGCGCTGATCGGGGTGACTGCCATCATGGCGACCGCTGCCGGGGGACGCTTCCTGGTCGGACTGGTCTTCCCGGACATTCAGCATGACCTTCGCCTCAGTCATGCCGAGCTCGGTTCGGTCGTCTCGCTCAGCGTGCTCATCGTCGGCTTCGCGCAACCGATCATCGGGTGGCTGGTCGACACGCTTTCAGCGCGCATCGTTGCCGCCGCCGGACTGATCTGTCTGGGGGTGGGGTTGTTTCTCGGCAGTCGGGCTTCCTCGCTGCTCGTGCTCATCCTTGGACTCGGCCTCCTGACCGGTATCGGCCTGGCGAGTCTTTCGCCGACACTGCTGACGCCGGTGGTGGCAGCCTGGTTCGAGCGGAGTCGAACCACGGCGCTCTCGCTGGCAGCCACAGCCAATCCCGCTGGCCAGGCGCTGGTGGTACCGCTGCTGGCAACACTCGTCGCGGCACTCGGCTGGCGAGACGCCTTCGCGACGCTCGGCGGAGCGCTCGTCTTGCTCGCGCCAGCTGCTTTCCTGCTCCTGCGGAGTCGAGCCAGCGCGCGTCGTTCAGCGAGCGAGACGAGCGGCTGTACCATACGCGAAGCGCTGCGGTCGCGAGCGTGGTGGCAGCTGGGTTTCGGTTTCTTCGTCTGCGGCTTCACCATGGGATGGGTCATGACATACTTCGTCGATTACGCGACACGCCTCGGGGCGAGCCACACGGTGGCGGCGACCGGGCTCTCGCTGACAGGGTGGGCCAGCATCGCTGGCGCATTCGCGACCGGCTGGTGGCTCGACCGTAGCGGGAACAGTCTGCCGCTGTCGACAGTGTACGCGCTCCGCGGCCTGGGCTTCCTCGGGTTACTCCTTTTCGGAGCGCATCCGGTCGGACTCCTTGCTGCAGCACTGGTGATCGGCTTTTCGTGGAGCGCGACCACACCGCTTACCTCGTCGCTCTGCGCGACACTGTACGGACGACGTCGTCTCGGGACCATTTTCGGGATCATTTTCGCGATCATGCCGATCGGGACCGCCGCTGGATCGGCCCTGGGTGGTGCCCTCTTCGATTGGACGGGCAGTTACGCGTGGTCGCTTGCCCTGTCTGCGTTTGCTGGACTCGCCGCAGCAGCCGTAGTCTTCCCGGTGCGCGTGGCACCGCGTCCGTGCGCGGTCGGGGAGATACCGGGCGGGCCAGGGTATTCTCCAGCTCGGTGA
- the ileS gene encoding isoleucine--tRNA ligase, which translates to MFDPVPTKDVDFPALERAILRWWYDYGIVQKYITRNANSPKRYSFMDGPITANNPMGVHHAWGRTYKDFYQRFYSMLGYRQRYQNGFDCQGLWVEVEVERELGFTSKRDIEAYGIDRFVEKCKERVFTYAAIQTEQSKRLGYFMDWDNSYYTLSDENNYSIWHFLKVCHQNGWIYHGYDVMPWCPRCATGLSEMEVSEGYKEITHLSVYVRFPLEGRERESLLVWTTTPWTLTANVAAAVHPDLTYVRVGQGDEVLILAEEAARHALRGPYEVLQYLKGSDLVGLRYRGPYDHLPVNASIEHRVIPWEAVDPSEGTGIVHIAPGCGREDYQLSKEHQLHVIAPLTEDGYYVEGFDWLTGKHVHAVAEPIAEDLERRGLLYRREPYLHRYPTCWRCGTELVFRLVDEWFIAVDPWREKVMEAARQVRWIPEFGLERELDWLRNMDDWMISKKRYWGLALPIWQCPECGWFDVIGSERELKERAIAGWEDFEGHTPHRPWIDAVKIRCEQCGAVTSRIPDVGNPWLDAGIVPFSTLQYRHDRAYWQEWFPVDFITESFPGQFRNWFYSLLAQSTVLTGQAPMKTCLGFALLRDEKGEEMHKSKGNAIWFDEAAERAGVDVMRWLYLKHNPAQNLNFGWRLLDEVRRTFLLPLWNSYAFFANYARLDGFDPRQHDVPLAERTLLDRWILARLQQVIATVRDRIQDYDSMNAARALQDFVVEDLSNWYIRRNRRRFWKTESDQDKAAAYLTLYEVLVTLAKLLAPFIPFTTELMYQNLVRRVDPQAPESVHLTDYPEADPGKIDLALIEDMNWLLRAVELGRAARNKAGVKVRQPLPRAVVAARDATARRAIERLLDQFMDELNVKAVEFADRPEDYLSYRVKPNLPVLGPRLGAKLPALQKLLAELDHNQLARQLRLGHRITLLIDGQEEEFGPDDFLVETIDRPGFAAFEDRDLLVAIDLTITPELKLEGLARDFVRGVQEARKNAGFEIDDTIVIVYRASGDLAEAIERFRDYIAHETLAVELRAGEPEREDGHLEEVRVGRERFVVSLRRVGRLAETRR; encoded by the coding sequence ATGTTCGATCCAGTACCGACCAAGGACGTCGACTTCCCAGCACTCGAGCGTGCCATTCTTCGCTGGTGGTACGACTACGGCATCGTACAGAAGTACATCACGCGCAATGCCAACAGCCCCAAGCGCTACTCGTTCATGGACGGGCCGATCACGGCCAATAACCCTATGGGCGTGCATCACGCCTGGGGCCGCACCTATAAAGATTTCTACCAGCGCTTTTACAGCATGCTCGGATACCGGCAGCGCTATCAGAACGGCTTCGACTGCCAGGGTCTGTGGGTTGAAGTCGAAGTCGAGCGGGAACTCGGATTCACGTCCAAGCGTGACATCGAGGCCTATGGTATCGACCGCTTCGTCGAAAAATGCAAAGAACGCGTCTTCACGTATGCGGCCATCCAAACCGAACAGTCCAAGCGGCTCGGGTACTTCATGGACTGGGACAATTCCTACTATACGCTTTCGGACGAGAACAACTATTCGATCTGGCACTTCTTGAAGGTGTGCCACCAGAACGGGTGGATCTACCACGGGTACGACGTGATGCCCTGGTGCCCTCGCTGCGCGACCGGTCTTTCCGAAATGGAAGTCAGCGAGGGCTACAAGGAGATCACCCACCTGAGCGTCTACGTCCGTTTCCCGCTCGAGGGACGTGAGCGAGAATCGCTCCTGGTCTGGACGACGACCCCGTGGACTCTCACGGCCAACGTCGCGGCGGCTGTCCACCCGGACCTCACCTATGTCCGCGTTGGCCAGGGCGATGAGGTCCTCATCCTGGCCGAAGAGGCGGCACGTCACGCACTCCGCGGTCCCTACGAGGTTCTCCAGTACCTCAAGGGCAGCGACCTGGTCGGCCTGCGGTATCGCGGTCCCTATGACCACCTCCCAGTCAATGCCAGCATCGAGCACCGCGTGATCCCGTGGGAGGCCGTCGATCCCAGCGAGGGAACCGGAATCGTGCACATCGCCCCTGGCTGCGGTCGGGAGGACTATCAGCTGAGTAAGGAGCACCAGCTCCACGTGATCGCACCGCTCACCGAGGATGGCTATTATGTCGAGGGGTTCGACTGGCTGACCGGAAAGCACGTCCATGCGGTTGCCGAGCCGATCGCCGAAGATCTCGAGCGTCGCGGGTTGCTCTACCGCCGCGAGCCCTACTTGCACCGTTATCCGACCTGCTGGCGGTGCGGGACCGAACTCGTCTTCCGCCTCGTCGACGAGTGGTTCATCGCCGTCGATCCCTGGCGCGAAAAGGTGATGGAGGCAGCTCGCCAGGTCCGCTGGATCCCCGAGTTCGGTCTCGAACGCGAGCTCGACTGGCTCCGCAACATGGACGACTGGATGATTTCCAAGAAGCGCTACTGGGGTCTCGCCCTGCCGATTTGGCAATGTCCGGAATGCGGTTGGTTCGACGTCATCGGTAGCGAACGAGAACTCAAGGAACGCGCGATCGCCGGTTGGGAGGACTTCGAGGGTCACACACCGCATCGTCCCTGGATCGATGCCGTCAAGATCCGCTGCGAGCAGTGCGGCGCCGTCACGAGCCGTATCCCCGATGTCGGCAATCCTTGGCTCGATGCGGGCATCGTCCCCTTCTCGACACTCCAGTACCGGCATGACCGCGCCTACTGGCAGGAATGGTTCCCGGTCGATTTCATCACCGAATCCTTCCCGGGCCAGTTCCGGAACTGGTTCTACTCCCTCCTCGCCCAGAGCACGGTGCTGACCGGCCAGGCACCGATGAAGACGTGCCTGGGCTTCGCCCTGCTCCGTGACGAGAAGGGCGAAGAGATGCACAAGAGCAAGGGGAACGCGATCTGGTTCGACGAGGCAGCCGAGCGAGCTGGCGTCGACGTCATGCGCTGGCTTTACCTCAAGCACAATCCGGCCCAAAACCTGAACTTCGGCTGGCGCTTGCTCGACGAAGTTCGCCGGACATTCCTGCTGCCGCTCTGGAATTCGTACGCCTTCTTCGCCAACTATGCCCGCCTCGACGGGTTCGATCCCCGCCAGCACGACGTGCCGCTCGCGGAGCGGACACTCCTCGATCGCTGGATCCTCGCACGACTGCAGCAGGTCATCGCGACCGTCCGCGACCGTATCCAGGACTACGACTCGATGAATGCAGCGCGGGCGCTCCAGGACTTCGTCGTCGAGGACCTTTCGAACTGGTACATCCGTCGTAACCGGCGACGGTTCTGGAAGACGGAGAGTGACCAGGACAAAGCAGCCGCTTACCTCACGCTCTACGAAGTCCTCGTCACGCTCGCGAAGCTGCTCGCTCCTTTCATCCCGTTCACGACCGAACTCATGTACCAGAATCTGGTCCGCCGGGTCGATCCGCAGGCACCGGAGTCGGTTCACCTCACGGACTATCCGGAAGCCGATCCCGGCAAGATCGACCTCGCCCTTATCGAGGACATGAACTGGCTCCTGCGAGCCGTCGAACTCGGCCGAGCAGCCCGCAACAAAGCGGGCGTCAAAGTGCGCCAACCGCTACCGCGGGCTGTCGTCGCTGCACGCGACGCTACAGCTCGTCGTGCGATCGAGCGGTTGCTCGACCAGTTCATGGACGAGCTGAACGTCAAGGCCGTCGAGTTCGCTGACCGGCCGGAGGACTACCTCTCGTACCGGGTGAAGCCGAATCTGCCGGTTCTCGGTCCTCGTTTGGGTGCCAAACTACCGGCACTCCAGAAGCTCCTGGCTGAGCTGGATCACAATCAGCTGGCCCGCCAGTTGCGGCTCGGCCATCGCATCACACTGCTCATCGACGGACAGGAGGAAGAGTTCGGACCGGACGACTTCCTCGTCGAGACGATCGATCGACCCGGATTCGCCGCCTTCGAGGACCGGGACCTCCTGGTCGCGATCGACCTCACGATTACGCCCGAGTTGAAGCTCGAGGGACTGGCGCGCGACTTCGTGCGTGGCGTCCAGGAAGCGCGCAAGAACGCGGGGTTCGAGATCGACGACACCATCGTCATCGTCTACCGCGCGTCCGGAGACCTGGCGGAGGCCATCGAGCGCTTCCGGGATTACATCGCTCACGAGACCCTCGCGGTCGAGTTGCGAGCAGGTGAACCGGAGCGAGAAGACGGACACCTCGAGGAAGTGCGCGTCGGGCGTGAGCGCTTCGTCGTCTCGCTCCGTCGGGTCGGCCGGCTGGCCGAGACTCGCCGGTGA
- a CDS encoding amidohydrolase family protein codes for MRIDCHTHFYPAGFLAAIERSSDHAVLRRERDGTLVLAYAGDYNVLAPAHHSLEARLADMERAGIDFAILSLTTPGVHVERTERGVALATLVNDEFATIQRQYPDRFRCLATLPLQAPERAARELERATRELGLVGAMLFSNVNGKPIDLPEFWPIYEAAEALGVPLVIHPTAPSFADVLADYRLVALLGFAYDTTMVAARMVLGGVLDRFPRLTLVQTHLGGALPYLAERIQRGYRAYPELQGRLRRDPLDYFRDMYFDTVLFDPACLLLGLAFAGEDRLILGSDHPHQVGDIERAPRVIEELPISPHAKNKILSENARRLFRLPIGMEQ; via the coding sequence ATGCGTATCGACTGCCACACGCACTTCTATCCAGCTGGGTTTCTCGCGGCGATCGAGCGTTCGAGCGATCACGCCGTACTCCGCCGAGAACGCGACGGTACACTGGTTCTCGCCTACGCTGGCGATTACAACGTGCTCGCGCCTGCCCACCATTCGCTCGAGGCTCGCCTGGCCGACATGGAGCGAGCCGGCATCGACTTCGCGATTCTCTCGCTCACGACCCCGGGCGTGCACGTGGAACGAACGGAGCGTGGCGTTGCGCTCGCAACGCTCGTCAACGATGAATTCGCGACGATCCAGCGGCAGTATCCCGACCGCTTCCGTTGTCTGGCCACCTTGCCGCTGCAAGCTCCGGAACGAGCTGCTCGCGAACTGGAGCGCGCCACGCGCGAGCTGGGGCTGGTCGGAGCGATGCTCTTTTCGAACGTGAACGGAAAACCGATCGACCTGCCGGAGTTCTGGCCGATCTACGAAGCTGCTGAGGCACTCGGCGTCCCGCTCGTGATCCACCCGACGGCACCATCCTTCGCTGACGTCCTCGCGGACTACCGGCTCGTCGCATTGCTCGGGTTCGCCTACGATACGACGATGGTCGCTGCCCGCATGGTGCTTGGCGGAGTTCTCGACCGTTTCCCGCGCTTGACACTCGTGCAGACCCATCTGGGCGGAGCGCTCCCCTATCTGGCTGAACGTATCCAGCGCGGCTACCGTGCCTATCCCGAACTGCAGGGTCGTCTCCGTCGCGATCCCCTGGACTACTTCCGCGACATGTATTTCGACACAGTTCTGTTCGACCCGGCTTGTCTGCTCCTCGGCCTCGCGTTCGCTGGGGAAGATCGGCTCATCCTCGGCAGCGACCACCCCCATCAAGTCGGTGATATCGAGCGTGCCCCTCGCGTGATCGAAGAACTCCCGATCTCGCCGCACGCCAAGAACAAGATCCTCAGCGAAAACGCTCGACGCCTCTTCCGCCTTCCGATCGGGATGGAGCAGTGA